From the Melospiza georgiana isolate bMelGeo1 chromosome 4, bMelGeo1.pri, whole genome shotgun sequence genome, the window CCCTATCCAAGAAAAATTTCACTTAGGATTTGTAGGGGTAAGTGATAGGGAGGATTGCATAGCAGAGAAGAGATACATTTGATTCTGTGCTAAACACCTCTGTGTTAGTCACCTGATTCAAAGTATTcctaaaaggaagaaaatgtatCATGATTACTTGTGATAGTGTCTTTAAGAGGTACCCAAGTGAGATTGAAAACAGGCAATTTTTAGTTCCAACTTTTAACTGCTTTCATTCAGCTAattgagaagaaaaagatgaaagcagGCACCTTGTGTTTCAGAATCTTGGTTTGGGAGTTTGACTTTGAACTTTCTGGTTTTACAGGGCTTTCTCTTGAGAAATCTAAGTGTAGACACTCTGAACTCTGAATTGAGTTTTATACTGgcattttttctcttgttcCACAAGCCTCAGTACCACAGCTTGAGGGGAGAATGACTGAAGATCAGTTAAGGTGCCACTGTCAGTGGTGAGCTTCATGTCCAGGGTCTGAAGGTCTTTTAGCTTTTTGCTAATGCAGCCCAGAGAAAAATGTGCCCTAGCAAAAactgtttccatttttttggTAGAATGAGTAAATTCCTACCTGCATCACAAGAACTGAATCCTCTGGGATTTGAGATGCATATGAACAGTCTTGTGTAGTTGGATACTGTCCTTAGGCTTTAATGCTTTGGGATGTGCTAAAAGCCATGAAGTTTTCTCAGATGTTTTAGGGTTTTCACTCAAATGCTATCACTGAGATGTGTAGCCTTCTTAGGCAGCAGAAGAAACCAGGAGGGAAAGGTGAAAACCCAACACTTAGGAGCAAGTGTAGCATGGTAAGGGATAGAGTGGGGATCCTGGCTTGTCTCTCTTACAGTAGTTGCCTTTGTTTTGATCTGATACCTCTTAAAAATCTGTATTGGAATGGTATAAAAAACCCAGTGCTGCCAGATAACTGGTTGATTGCACCTTTGTTACCTTGGTGTACTTGCAGACCTCTCTTAAGGCTTGAAAGCACCATTCCATAGCTAGAAAGCAGAACTGTCATCTGGTTTCAATAAGGAAGTACATCAGTCTGCATAGTGACTTTAATCTGCACATGACTGAGTCTGCATTCTGAGGGAACTGTCATCATATTCATCAAAGGAGGACTGTCCCcagtttcaaaatatttaaatgttagATGATAACTCCAGTTACCTCTAGCCTTTGTTGGAAACCTGGCTTGGCTATCACACTattctcccttccccttccaaactatttttttatttacagcaTTTATTTGCTATTTCTATTTAGAAATGTAACTAAGAACTtaggttttatttccttttgaaagTTTTTGGTTTGGAGTGCTTCCATTTGTGTTATTTTCTGAGTCGCCCATCACGgggaggaaatgatgaatctgactccatgttcttagaaggctaatttattattttataatctCTATtctattaaagaatgctatactatgctatactaaagaatacagaaaggattcagacagaaggctaaaagataataatgaaaaacttgtgactccttccagagtcctgacgCAGCctgaccatgattggtcattaagtcaaaacaattcacatgtttgataaacaatctccagccacattccaaagcagcaaaacacaggagaagcaaatgagataatattgttttcctttttctttgaggcttctcagcttcccaggagagaaatcctggtgaagggatttttccagaaaataggATGATGACATCCATTCAGTTCATTTTCcacttgtttttctgttcttgtcTGTTTGGTAAGGTGGAAATGGGCCCAAGTCCCATTTCACCAGCATTCAGCTTCAGCCAAGGTGTAGTGAATGCTGTGGTGAGTGGCTCCCTTTGTTCAGGGGTCAGTGGTTGCCTCTGACTGCTGCACCTTTGCCATGGCCAGGAAGCTTGCAGTCACCTGGACTCTGGTGGGTCAGGTTTAAGAGATTCTAGGTCAGTTCCAGGTAGGGATTACAGCAGGCATTCATGTACATATGGTGGCTGCGATGACTTGTGTTAGTGATAATGCTGCATAAACTCTCAAATCATGGAAACAGTATTCTGAGAGGGATTAGAAGTGAGTCCAGCTGGAACTGTGTCTGTTCCATGTACCCAATTTAGGAGGTCTTACTTAATGAGTTATGGTTTTGATTTTGCTGCTCCTCCAGTGTTTCCTAATGAGACTTTTCCATCTTCTTCCCTGATGTAGGTTCATGGCGATGCTGCTTTCTCTGGGCAAGGGATTGTTCCTGAAACACTGACCCTCTCTAATCTGCCACATTTCAGAGTTGGTGGGAGCATCCATTTGATTGTTAACAACCAGCTGGGCTACACCACTCCTCCAGAGCGAGGAAGGTCATCTCTGTACTGCAGTGACATTGGTAGGTAGGGCTGAATCCCAAGGAAGATTGCTTGTTGTGTCAGAAGGGATTGTTAACTGCAGTGTAAGCTGTGCAATGGACTTTTTATAGCAACTGCCTGTCAGCTCTAGGGAGAGATTATTGTAACTCCAGTTTCACAGTAGAGTaggaattaaaattattattattattattctctCCTACTAGCAACAATTCAGATGCTAAAAGTATGCCCTCCCCTCTCTGCTTTATGGAAAGACTAAATATCAAGGGAGAATCTTGTCCCATTTTTACAGGATGTGATAAAATAATtgcaggatttctgtgaagTCTTTATAACTCAGTTTCTGTCATATTATTGACAGCTTTTGAAAAGGTATTACAATGGAGTATATAACTGATCTACTTTAGGTATATGTTGTTAAATTTCATAAAAATCATCTGTGTGTTTTCTGAGAAAGATTTTTATGTCAGATACTTctccatttttctgttttgtttgttgtcaTGTGAACCTGTTGAGCTTTCAATTTAAAGATGAAGCTCAAGACCTTTCTATGCCTGAACTAGAAGCTTTGTTTTGGACTGATCTTTCTTAGTGATAAACAGATTATTACCAGTAAGATCAGAGACATAGTAGTTAGTTATCTTGTATATGTCTCCTATAAGTAAAAATATACTTTTGTATGCTTCTGACCTAACATCAAGTGTTTGTCTTATGGTTTCATCAAGCCAGACAAGTAGATTCATTAGATCTGATAAGGTAGAGAGCATATATTATTACTGTTTTCTCTGGGCTGGTTTTTTATTATggattggttttgtttgggtttggtttttttgcctcCATCCTtagttttcctttcttcttacCTGTCAGTGAGGAGGGGCTGTTATGCAGCTGAGCTTTAGTATTTTGCTGTGGAGGAAAACTTGGCATGAGCCAGAATAGCTGAAGTATCTTAGTTTCCAGAATTTGGGCAGATAAAGTACAAAAGGAGCACTGTTGCTTGCAGCCAAATTGTCAGACAGGAGAGGGTGTTAAGATATTGAAATTTTACAGTGTTCTCTTTAATGAAGAGAtttttctgcctggaggagcagtGGACAGAATGATACTCCCTACTAATAAGGGAGAAAGTTGCTTTTGGCTTGTATAAATTCATAATAGAGACAGCTTAGCATAAGAAGGAAATTAAACTCAATTTCTGTTTGAAAGAGAAGCAATCAAGTAGTTGTCTCCCAGTTTTTTACACTACCAGATTAATATGATGCAGGAACTGTGTGTAAGAAGTTTTCTGGGAACATAGTGCTTGTAAAGAAGTTGTGCTCAAACTGACAAATACAACAGGTTGGGCTAATTGCATATTCTCTCAGGCAAGACTCCTCTCCCTACCCCAACTCTCATCACAAAGAACATCtttttttgatttgtttttaatatacTTACTTCCCGTGGGTTGTGTGTagttccagcagagcaggtgtgtgtgtgctgggtgtgactgctgctgtgttttgaatCCCTGGGCAGGTAAAATCGTTGGGTGTGCAGTTGTCCATGTGAACGGGGATGACCCTGAGGAAGTTGTCCGTGCCGCACGTCTGGCTGTGGAGTACCAGCGCCACTTCCGCAGGGACGTCATCGTGGACTTGCTGTGCTACAGGCAGTGGGGCCACAATGAGCTCGATGAGCCCTTCTTCACCAACCCCAGCATGTACAAAATCATCAGGTAAGGGCTGcactgttgtggtgtgctgtaatgtcccattttggccttccaggtcacttccccaggtgtgcctgtacctctctcccttcccccttgcccccatgctgagtgagtcctgtcaatcaggctgaacattccagcaaggcgtcgtgtggttggtcaagtgcaaaggatgcccctatgcccagaggtcattggcctgactgggtgtcatcttcccctgagaccctgcccctctcacctggttggtggctcacctgtacctcccctccccctgtccctgagcttaaaaaggtgaatCAGAGCATGTGGTGggggttctgttggagcagttgctcacgttcagacctctgtaaccatggaataaacctctggacattaaaccctccagcagaatcctctcctttttctcttcaccatcgcctgaagccattcctcctgaggtaaacggggttcctaacaagcctggacttgttcagtgcccagctgcaatctccagcaagccaaggtatctctggggtgacacaccgcagttgctgcctttggcccggcagcgagggtcagactggcccaggcacaatctaactggtaatattgggagccttttccCAATACTGCACCACCAAAATATCTCTGTGCCCCATCAAgtcttgctgctgcagcagaagtgtttgTGTGAGATCCTTTGATGTATCCACAGGTGTTTATGTAAGGTGCAGCTGGACTGCTAGCAGCCCTTGACTTCAGTGGAAGTCTGATAATAAGATATTAATGAGCAATCATTACTGATGGCTCTTGAATGTGTGGCTTGGTACTTTTTGGAGAAAAATCTTGGACATACCTCTTGGATTTCAAATTTGTGACCACTGGCAATCAGAGGGCAAAGTTGCCTTCTGTGTTTCAAGGGGAAACGTGCATGCTGTGAGAGAATGGGCAGAAAGCCAGTGTGATGCTTGTCTTGTCTTTGCCTGGTCCTGCTGCTTCCAGTGAGGACTCATCTTTATCAGCATTTAAATGTTTACAGATTCCATCCTTAtccccaaagaaaaacacacaaaaattcaCTTGCCAGTGAATTCTGGTATTTTAGGTGAAGAGTATTGCCTTGATTCTCTCCAATGCACAAATCCTACTGtgaatttctctgaagaaaatatGCATGATAGCACAGAGGGGGTTTTTGACATGTTTTTACCTGTAACTGCCAACTATAGCACTTTTACTTTTGTAATAAAGGACTATAAAACATATCTCTAAGAGAACTGTTACCTTTTTGAAAATGAAAGTGAACTTCAGGAAATAAGGAAAGTGAACTTCATGCAAATAAGCATAATGCACCAGGACACCATTTATAGGAGTTTTCCATGGTACCTGACTGTAGTAAGGTGGTATTGCCTTGTTCTCCTGTGACACTGCTTTTAGGCTTAATATGtgatttgaaaaaataaataaaaccaaataaaagtTTGTGGTTTGATTCCCTCCCTGGCAGGTCCCGTAAGAGTATCCCGGACACGTACGCAGAGCAGCTCACGGCTGCTGGGCTCATGActgaggctgaggtggctgagATAAAAACCTCCTGCTATTCCAAGCTGAATGATCACCTTGCCAACATGACTTCATACAGCCCACCCCCCACCAACCTGCAGGCTCACTGGAAGGGCTTTGTGGAGCCTTCTGCCTCAATCACCACCTGGGACACGGGCATGCCGGTGCCTCTGCTGCAGTTCATTGGGGCCAAGTCTGTGCAGGtgcctgaggagctccagatgCACAGCCATCTCCTGAAGACCTATGCTCAGGTGAGTAGAGCATCATGGCACTTCTCATCCCATGGCTCAAACCTGTTACAGGGCTGCCAGTTACAGAATACAGCATGGTATTCTCCAGGAAAAACAACTCACTCTGTTTCAAGGCTGAGATGATGCCATTTTTCCTCCAGTTTTGAAGAAAGATTTTTTCCCCCGTGTACTTTAGTTTGTTATTTCAACAATATTTTATTGcaatgaagaaaaatgcttATAGAAAACACAGTTTATTATTCTTACAAATAGAAGCTATTATGATGAGTTACTAACATTTATATGGTTGGTAATTAGAATGAGTACTTATTCTAGTAAAGGAATGACTCAGGAACCTGGCAATAGTGTACACAGTTTTTAAAGCCAGTAGTGAGTGTTTTATtacttatatatataaacactACACAACCTGTGGCCTAGTTTGACAGTCTGGGCTGATAGCTCCTAAGTTGGTGTTTGGTTTGGATCAGTTTGGGGTTTGTGAATGTTTCCCTTTGATGGAtgatgtgtgtgtgcaggtgtctGCTTGGCAGCCAGAGAGAGGCTGTGAGTTGAGTATTTCAAAAGACTGATGGTTTTGTCTTCCCAGCCCAAGGCAAGAGCTCCACAGCTCAGTTTGATCATTTGTCTGCAGTTCTGCAGGCCAGAACAGGGAAGAGTTCTGGAGACTGGAATACTTACACCTGGTATCTTTCATCACTGCTAGCCAGACAGACCAGAAGTCTGTCAAGACTACACTCTGTGCTGTGCtaagatttaaatattttctgactAGGATTACTTAATCAGTGCACAGTTTGTTGACTGGGAGCTGAACACATGGATCACCTATGGTTCTGTGGTCCTCAGGCAACCTTCTTTAGGATGTGCTGAAATAAGACTCTGTATTCTAATGCAGCCTAAGCTGGCTGCAGGAATATTGCATTTCTCTCCATAGTGTGTTGCTTTTTTCCTAGCTTCTAATATTAGTCTGTGCCACCAAATAAGCTACAGATGCAAAAGgacaaaacagtaattttttctttttctttatttgcttAGTCAAGAATTCAAAaaatggaggaaggaaaaaagctggACTGGGCAACAGCTGAAACTTTAGCATTTGGTTCTCTGCTGAGCCAAGGTAAGAGGCAACTGGACAGCagacagtaaaatatttttgctttaatgTCAATAAAGGATAACATTAGATTTCTTAGGTGTTTCTAAGTAAAAAGATTGCTATGGGGTATAAATTTGACAATTTGCATGGCCTAAGAGAAGGCAAATATGAATCCTATGTGTCACTAATATTTGTAGACTGAGTCTTAAATACCTTCAAAGAACTGTGGCTCCCTCTCACTCCCCAATAACATCTGTGCATAGAGCTGAGCACAAGCAGTGCAGCTGACATCAGTGTGGCTCCCAAGTACTTTCTGTGCTTTATGCTACtatttcttctccctcctctctaGCCTGAATTCAAATCTCCATTTACATATGATACAGAATGCACTTGTTTTTGCAGTTTGCTTCAGTAAATGGAACCAATTTACCCAAAATCATGTCAGAGCATCTGTATGCCTGACAGTTGGAACTGTTGCTGGTTAAGAATTGCATCTCAGATTTGATGTTGCTGATGAGGGGAAATCCAAAAAGAGCTATAACAAGAGATAGAATTATGTCctgcatgttttctttttacataaCTTGCTGGTCTGGTGTTGTTTATTGCTTGGCAAGGGTTTAATATCAGACTGAGTGGACAAGATGTTGGCAGAGGAACCTTCAGCCAACGACACGCGATGTTGGTTTGCCAGGAGACAGATGATACCTACATCCCTCTGAATCACATGTCCCCAGACCAGAAGGGTTTCCTGGAGGTAGGTTCTGTAGCCCACAAGACCACCTTCCTCAAATTGTGCTGAAACAAGGCATTTTCAAAAGCTGCTGAGACATATGTAAAAGCCTAGTGTATGTTCTGGCAAAACCCAGATACAGGGACATAAAAACTCTCTGGGCATTCCTATTCTTTGTCTTTATAAATTGCAACTTTAACAAGGGGGTTTGCTTTTCATTGAGAGATCAAATGTTACTCTTTTCCCCTCAGTGCCTTCATTCACAAGCAAAAAATCAGTGCCTATCAATTGCCTTTAGAAGTGTGTGTTGTCAGCACTGTTTGTCTGGTTCCAATGCTTCTTAACCCTTGGTTGTGTTCTTCCTCATCCACCCCTCCCAACAATTTCCATTTGTTAGGTGAGTAACAGTCCCTTGTCTGAAGAAGCTGTGCTTGGTTTTGAATATGGAATGAGTATTGAGAGCCCTAAGTTACTGCCAATTTGGGAAGCTCAATTTGGAGACTTCTTTAATGGAGCCCAGATAATATTTGACACTTTCATCTCTGGAGGTGAGTGTACAAGGAACTAATATATTTAAGAATTAATCATTTTTAGAAAATCCTTCCTCCTTCAAGTAAAAGGACAACATGTTGTGCAAAGAACTCTGTTTTCTCAAGAAGTCCTATGAGCTTGTCTGTGAGGTCGTGACTTCTAAAATGAAAGAGTCCTTGGCAGAGTACAGTCATGACAAAAGGACAATTAATTATGCTAATAGCCTTTCTTCCCAACCACATGTATTttagtgtgtgtatatatggTTGGTAGCTTTATAGGCTGTACTTTGTGAAGCATCTGAAAAAGTCTTGAAGAAATAGAGAAGGAAAATAGTGATTatttgaaagaaacaaacaaaaaaacccacaacactTTACTAAGTTTGACTCTAACATGTTTTTGGAGTGCTCAGATATAAAACCTCTGTAGTTATACATGGAAATTCAGAAATGGAAATTCAGATGGAAATCCCACCCAAATTCTGGATTTGATTGTAATCTCTTGTATAGTGCAGGAGGTTtggcagagctcagaggaaTGAGCACTGCTGTGTTACCCAGGACTGGCTCacaggatgctgctgggatCACACCTGCAAAGATGAAATTTTAGAATTTCACTGTGTCATGTGCTCCATGTGGAGACTTAAGTCTTCTGGAAGCCCAGAACTACCTGATGATTTCAGAAACTTCAGATCACCTTACATGTGTTCTTTCACTGTAAGGAACCTCAAGGCAAAATGCCAGCAGCATGTTTCAGGCTTGTATTTAATGACATGGAAATTGGTTATTCTTTTTCCTGAGCAGTTTGTGCATAGTAATGTGTTCTGTGGAAGTcatcctttccttcctcctcactgTGTGTTTCTAGGTGAGGCTAAATGGCTTCTGCAGAGTGGGATTGTGATTCTCCTCACTGTGTGTTTCTAGGTGAGGCTAAATGGCTTCTTCAGAGTGGGATTGTGATTCTCCTTCCCCATGGCTATGATGGTGCAGGCCCTGAGCACTCATCCTGCCGGATGGAGCGGTTCCTGCAGGTACCACCACAGCTCCCAGGTcacccatcccagcacagcactggcagtcagagctctgggagctgggctgcagtgtGCTCCAAGGAGGCACAATGTTACCAGTTCAATGCTAAACCCATTTCTTCTCTTGAGTTGTTCCTCTCTTGAATTTGGATATTTGCTAATCTGTTCCCATACAGATCAGTGTgcctcgtgtgcctggattcttTCTTGCATTTCAGTCTCACTGCTTGCATTTGACAAGGTATTGCTGTGTTCCCCCTGCACAGATGTGTGACAGCTCAGAAGAGGGTGTTGATGGTGACCAGGTCAACATGTCAGTTGTGCACCCCACCACCCCAGCACAGTATTTCCATTTACTCCGGAGGCAAATGGTCCGAAACTTCAGGAAACCTCTCATTGTTGCTTCTCCCAAAGTGTTACTCAGGCTTCCAGTAAGCTGAAAATTGTccttcctctttattttttttttctctttattctctTTTGTGTTCTCTcaccctttcttttttttttttttttttttttttctttccttctgtgttCTCTGATTGCTGTTTTGGGGTCAAAGTGGAATTTTGCCTGTTTGGGGCCAGACAGATTGAGGATTAAAGCTGGGTGGAGGTGAGCTAGAAGTAGGATTGATTCCTGGCCATCATCCCACTTTTCACTGGGAAAAGGAATATGAGGGAGAGGGAAGGCTGTGTATTTTGTACTTACCAAACCCTGTCTCAGTATTCTTTCTGACTCTGGCctgagggaaaagcagcaagatTTGGTAACTTCCAACTCTTCCCCCATGTAGGCTGCTGTATCAAGTTTTGAAGAAATGGCCCCAGGGACAACATTCAAGCCTGTCATTGGTGACTCCTCAGTAAATCCTAAAAGGTAGCTTTGCTTTCTTAGAGGAGAAGTTCAAAAGAGATATCCTGTCCCTTTCTCCTACCCAACAGCTCAAATTTGAGGTGGTATGAAAGAGGTGACTTTGAGGGGGAAATGTTTTATGGTAGGTGACTGTGGTTAGTTTTacttcctctccttttcctctggtAGCTGTTGGTCGTTACCACAtctgtctgcagagcagggaagtgTTTAGGCTGTCACCCCTTGGCTCACAGGGAGTTTGTGACTGTAGTTACCAACCTGATGGGGCCAATTCTGCACCATGTCCATTAGCTGGCAGTCACTGGAGCAGCTGTGACATGAATCATAGatttgt encodes:
- the DHTKD1 gene encoding 2-oxoadipate dehydrogenase complex component E1, producing the protein MAMAAAAGARAVRCALCRAGPRRWYRTERGVYGYKPRKAAGGRAEEQRGAGRAVDHALARLITAYAEHGHKAAKINPLFAGQAVMNMVPEIQELAEVLQGPLVTTGLINMGKEEASVEDVMAYLDHIYCGHISIETSQLPTLEEREWFAKRFEELKQEAFTPEEKKHLCKLMLESQEFDHFLATKFATVKRYGGEGAESMMGFFHELFKVCAYSGVTDIIVGMPHRGRLNLLAGLLQLPPELMFRKMRGLSEFPENSAAIGDVLSHLTSSVDLDFGSHRPVHVTLLPNPSHLEAINPVAVGKTRARQQALLDGDYSPESSAQPGDKVICLQVHGDAAFSGQGIVPETLTLSNLPHFRVGGSIHLIVNNQLGYTTPPERGRSSLYCSDIGKIVGCAVVHVNGDDPEEVVRAARLAVEYQRHFRRDVIVDLLCYRQWGHNELDEPFFTNPSMYKIIRSRKSIPDTYAEQLTAAGLMTEAEVAEIKTSCYSKLNDHLANMTSYSPPPTNLQAHWKGFVEPSASITTWDTGMPVPLLQFIGAKSVQVPEELQMHSHLLKTYAQSRIQKMEEGKKLDWATAETLAFGSLLSQGFNIRLSGQDVGRGTFSQRHAMLVCQETDDTYIPLNHMSPDQKGFLEVSNSPLSEEAVLGFEYGMSIESPKLLPIWEAQFGDFFNGAQIIFDTFISGGEAKWLLQSGIVILLPHGYDGAGPEHSSCRMERFLQMCDSSEEGVDGDQVNMSVVHPTTPAQYFHLLRRQMVRNFRKPLIVASPKVLLRLPAAVSSFEEMAPGTTFKPVIGDSSVNPKSVTQVVLCSGKHYYALVKQRETLGEKQHSTAILRLEELCPFPLEALQQELSKYSHAKVFIWSQEEPQNMGPWSFVSPRFEKQLGLKLRLVSRPPLPAPAVGIGTLHNKQQEDVLTHTFI